The Stieleria maiorica genome includes the window AGGCGGTCGATGCCGATTTTGTGGAAACCTATCAGTCGGGCCCGCTGTATCTCGAAACGAAGGACCAACTCGGTTTCGTCTTGATCGCTCAAGACATCGAGGATGCAATGTCGGCCGGACCCGCCGTCGGGCTGGGTAACGAAGATTTTGCCGAACCGGAACCCTCGTCTGCCGAGTTTGTTTGGGATCATCTTGGCGGACTGTCCGTCGCCGCGGAAATGGCCACCCTCCGCGAGGACGTGGGGATGATTTCGGATCTGTCGCAGACGTTTGTGGTTCCCAGCGGGATCAATACGATTTCGTTCACGCTGTCGGGCATCTCGATGGATGTCGGGGGTGTCGCCGATGGCAATGCCGTGCACCCGCCGGAGGTGTTTGAGGTCGCGCTATTGGATTCGGCCGGTGCGACCAGTTGGATGGGGCAGATGCCCAAGTTGCCCGGCGGTGATGCGCTGCTTTCGATCCAGGCCGACGGGACGGTGTACTTTGCCGATGGTGTGACGGTTGAAGGGGTTTCACGCAGTGGCCGCATCGGTGATCTGAGCCAACCGATCGACGTGGTCATCAGCTTGCCAGCAGAGGCTAGCGGTGAAACCGCGACGCTGATGTTCGATCTGGTCGGGTTCGGAGAGGACAACAGTCAGGTCCAGGTCAGCAACATTCTGTTGGAGGCGAGTAACGGATGGCAAAACCCGATCAACAGGTTCGATGTCGATGACAATGGATTTGTCCGAGCGTTAGATGCGTTGGTTGTGCTAAACGAGCTGGCGCGGGCGTCGGTGTATCACCGGTCGACCTACAAGCTGTTCGAAATCACTGACACCGTCGGGCCGCCGCCGTTCTATGACGTCAACGGCGACGGGTTCATCACGCCCATGGACGCGCTGCGGGTGATTAACGAAGTCGCGCGACAGCAGGCCGCCGAACCCGAAGCATTCGACGAAGCGCTGGGGGAATGGTTGGACGAGGTGTAATGCCAGCGGGAAGCGTGAGCGAGCGGCCGGTGCAGTGCCGACGTGGGCCACTGGCTGACGCCACGTGCTGGCAATGCCAGCGGGAAGCCTCTCCCGCTGGTAGTGCTCTACGCAGAATCCGTCGGCTTGGTTATGGTGACAAATCACGCTTCCCTTCCTTTTGACCTGCGACCCCCATGGCTGAACTGAACCTTGCGATCCGGATCGATTCGCTGGGATTGCCCCTAAAACGTGCCCTCGACGTCGCCGCCCAAATGGGCATCCGATCGGTGGAACTGAACGCCCGTCGCGAGATCCATCCCGAATCGCTGACCGACACGGGGCTGCGGCATCTGAAGAAGCTGCTGGACGAACGGAACCTCTCGGTCGCCAGTTTGCGGTTCCAAACCCGACGCGGCTATGACAACCCCCAGGATCTCCAACGCCGCATCGAAGCGACCAAGGCGGCGATGAAGCTGGCGTACAAGCTGGGCTCGGCAGCCGTGATCAATTCCATCGGATTCGTCCCCGACGACGAGAACGATCCGCGTTATGAGGCACTTGAAGCCGTGCTCAGTGACCTGGGCAGATACGGAGCCAAGGTCGGCGCGTTTCTGGCCGCGGAAACCGGCGCGGAGACCGGCGAGAGCTTGGCGACGTTGTTGGAAAAGGACGAAGACGGGTTTGTCGCCGTCGCACTGAATCCCGGCCGATTGATCGTCAATCGCCACGGTGTCACCGAGGCGGTCAAGGCGCTGAAGGAACGGATCCAGGTCGTCTGCGCCACCGACGGCGTGTTGGACTTGGCCGCCGGACGCGGGCTCCATGTTCCGATCGGCGAAGGCACCGCGGACTTTCCACAGATCTTTGCCACCCTGGAAGACGTCGGATTCCGCGGCCCCTGCATCGTCGGACGCGAGGATTCATCGCTCCCAGAGCTTCAACAAGGAGTGCAGTACCTGGGGAATCTGGGGATGTAGCCTCGGGAGAGGGTAGGAAGATTTTGGAGGTAGGAAGATTTTGGGACGCGACATGTTTGTGTGGACCAGAACAATGACAGCCACCAACGCGAGTGGTTGTGTTACGACGCAAATCGCTCGCGGGCATGTCACGTTTGTACGCGATCATTTTCCTACCTCCAAAATCTTCCTACCTTTTCGGCATGTCGTGCGGATGCCTGCCTGTGAGCAAACCGCAACCTCAGTAGAGATCCACCTTCATGAACGCGCCCGAAGACGTTACGATCACTCCGGTCGTCGTGCCGGCTTGGATCTTTAACTTCTCCGACTGTCCTGACCCGCCGGTCGTTTTGAGTTCGATCGTGTAATTCCCCGGGGCGACTTCCCAGTTGATCCCCGTCTTGGGATCTCTGGCACCGGCGCCCGCGGCGATGGTGTAGTCCCGGCGGTTGATCGTCAGAACGGCGGGGCTGGCGGTGTCGTTGGCGATAAACAATCTCGCTTTTCCCGGTGTCGGCCAGAGTCCGGCCGCTTTCGCCGCCTGGGCATCGCGGGACACCATCGTGATCGCCGTTTCGTCGCCTTTGCCGGCCAACTGCACCGTCAAACCGCCGCCGGGTCCGGTAAAGGTCAGGCTGGCGCTCTGACGATCGATCTTGGCATCCGCCACCGTTTCGTCCCATTTGCCCCACTGCCCGGAGCCGAGTTGGCGGCGGTAGAAGTCGACCACCGCATCCAGATCCGCGGCGACGGTCGTCTGGATCACTTTGCGGAACGGGCTGCCTTCGGCTTGGATGCCCTCGTGGCCTTGCGGCACCGGCAACGCGTCGTAGCTGTCCGCGGGCAATCCGCCGACCGGTTCTCGCGTGGCGGACGTCTTTTGGCCCAGGACGTCGACGTCCAGACTGACTTCAAAGCTGTAGGTGCTGTCCAGGAACTCGGCCGGTTTGGACATCCGTGCGGTGCCCCGCGCCCGTCCGTCTTCGATGACGATGGCGTCATCCAGGTTGCTGTTGCTGCCGATGCTGTTGTTGTCGGCCCAGATCGAGAGCGAGCTGACGTTGTCTTCGGCGTCGACCAACAATTTGATCTGCGGAATGAATTCAAAATAATCATCCGCCGCGGGTCGGCCCAAGGCTGCGGTCAGCTTGTTCATGTTCAGCGGTCTTTCCGAGAACACGATGGCGGTCATCGGGTCGTCGAAGAACATCACGGGATAGGCAACGACGTGGGACAGATTGTAGGTTCGGCCGCCGAGAGTCAACTTGCCGGAATTGGGCAACTTGGGTGCGCCGGCTAGCTGTTTGGCGGGCGTGGAATCACGCGTCAAGACGGGCACGTCGAAGCTGATTTCGGCGGTGTAGACCTTGTCAAAGAAGTCACCGGGTTCTTTCAACGCGACCGTGCCCCGCGCGCGGCCGTCTTCGACCAGTGCCGAGCCGACCAGCTCGTCGCCGGACCCGTGCCCTGGCGTTCCCCCGGCCTGCAAACTCAATTGTCGCGGTTGGTCGTCTGCATCCAGCACGATCAGCAGGTGCGGTTGCGGCCATGACGGACCTCCGTCGTCGTTTTCATCGCTTCCGGTTTTGCGTAGCCGGGAGAGCAGAGAGTCTTGTTTAACGGTCTTTTGGGTGGCCACGATCTTCGTCTTCCACTCGTCATACTGAAAGACTTCATAGGCGATCACATGCGGCAGATCGTAGGTGGTGCCGTCCATCACCACGGTGCCTTTGTTTTGCAGCTTGGGCATGTCAGCGATGCCTTGCTTCGGTTTTGCTTGCCGCGGTGGCAGGTCCAATGCTGGTTCGGCCACGTCCTGATCGGGCGCGGTTTCAGCGAGCATCTTTTTCGCCGCCTGTTTCGCTTGCTTGGCTTCCTTTTTGGCCCGTGCGATCTCCTCCTTCATTCCGTCCCACTGCATGCCCTTGGTTCGAAATTCGACTTCGCATCCGTCATCTTCGGCGGTCAAGTTGACCGTCAGCGAGGACTTCTTTTGCGAGAATGTCATGCTGACGTAGTGTGCAAAGTCCATCGTCGTCGCATCCTTCTTCCAGTTGCGTTTCTCGAGTTCCTGGACCAGGTATTGCTGGGTGGTTTTCAGATCCGACGGGGATTTAAATTCAACGGTTTCGAAGAAGTCGCTGTACTCCAAGTCGGTGGCATCGTCGGGGATCGGCAATTCCTTGGGCGTCGGTTGGTCGTCTTCTTCCCACATCATTCCGGTGGGCGTCAATCGGACTGCAGTTCCGCCGCCTTCTTCACTGACGCGGACAACCAACAACACGTTCCCTTTGGCAAAGGTCTGGACCCAAAAACTGCTCTGCAAATTGTCTCGTGCAGATTTCCGCCAACCCTGCTCGGTCAACTTTTGGGCGTAAAGGTTTCCGACCGACTTGAAGTCCGACGGCAATTGAAAGCGGACATCGCCGCGACGTTTCATCATGCTATATTGCGTCGCGTTGTCGGGAACGATCAGGTCCCGGACACGCATCTCCTGGGCGTCCGCGGGCGCCGGGAAAACGATGGCTGAAAGGACCAACAGAGCCGCCACGGAATGAAGAAGTCTGCGGGACATCGCGGTTTTCTCCTTGGGGGATCGTTCGAGTCGACTCGTTCATTTGAACGGGTGCGGGCAGGAAGGGCCAGCAAAAAGAGAAGAATCCCGGATAAACGTGGCGGTGGGAAAGATCATGACCCAAGACGAAACTAGGATCTGGCTCTCGACGATGCGTGAAACGGTGTCCGGATACCGCCGGATGATTGACGCGGCTGTCGAACAACTCTCCGACGAAGAATTGTTTTCGCGCCCCGAGCGTGACATCAATTCGGTAGCCGTGATCTTGCGGCACCTTGGCGGCAATCTTCACAGTCGCTGGACAGATTTCTTGACTTCTGATGGCGAAAAACCGGACCGCGATCGTGACGCCGAATTCACCGATTGGGTTGGCGACCGGCAATCGCTGTTGGATCATTTCAATGCCGGCTGGGCCGCACTCGAATCTGCAATCGCGACGATCGACGAGCATGCGGTCTCCCAGACGATCTACATCCGCGGCGAGTCGCACTCCGTTGCTCAGGCACTGCTACGATCGGTGACACATGTGACGTACCACGTCGGTCAGATTGCGATCATCTCGCGGATGGTCCACCAAGGTGACTGGAAATGGCTCACGGTCGCCCCAGGCGATTCGGCGTCCCACAATGAAAGGACCTGGGGAACGGCTGCCAGTCGAAGCATCTTCTCGGGCAGCAAGAAAAACCAATAGGAATCACGACTGGACGGCGAAGACAAATCCGATCCAGGTATTCGAGATTCCCCGTGGTAATTCTGATGGAGTCGGCGCATCGTTGCCCGCATCCGCTGGACGCATTCCGGTTCCGATTGATCAATGACACCTGCATTCCCCTCGCCCGCGACCAAATTGGCATCTTGTTGATTTTGAACCCCGGCTCCACTGGATTGTCGCCTGGCCAGCTGCTGCAAAGTTTCCCGAATCGGCCGAAAATCGGTTTCGCTCGTTTGGAACACGGTTCCTTGGTAGGCCTCGATCGCACGGGCAGCATGCAATCGCCTCCAAGCCTCGATCTTGCGGTCTCGGAGGCTCTGTAGAAACGCGATCTCCAACTCGCGTTTGACGGTGTGGTTGGGTGCCGCCGACTGATCTGCGACGACAGAGGGGAAGTCGGCATAGGCTTTCATCCAGCGAGGAAACCACTCCCGTTCCTTTGCTGGCAAATTCAAGAATCCCAAGCAAGCGTCATACGGTTGGAGTGTCATGATCGATTTCTCCCTCGTGTAATTCGAGTGACCTTTTGGCCTTAATGGCTGGTGGCGGTATTGCATAGCCCGTCCGGGCCCCGTGCAATCGGGTGGTTCCCATTATCGGCAGTCCGACTGCTGATAATATGCGTAGATCACGGCAGTCCGACTGCCAAGAATTCATCGTTCGCGCTGCCAAATCGTACTCGTACTCAGGCGTCAGTCGGTACTCGTACTCGTGCTCGAAACAGCCGCAAGCAAACCAACGTCATTCGTCGATGCCGCTGATTGGTGCGCTCGAAGTGCGCCCAACTGAATTCATCAGACCTCCGTTCCGTGGGGTTCGCTACTGATGTCATCGTTCGAATGGTGCGCGGTCGACTCGGCCGATGAAGACAAACCAACGCCTGTCGATCGAGTACGAGCACGAGTACCGCGTTGCTGAGTACGAGTACGATCCAAGACAATCCGACGCCCGAATGTCGGCTGCTGATTGGGGCACTGGATTTCCCTTGGCGATTTCGATCAGTTACATTGGCTATCCGCGGCGATGGCACGTGCTGTCGTCGTGGCCGGACGCGCGAACCATCCGTTGCACACGCAGGCACGGAGTCGGCGTCAAGTGAAAACACTATGTCGTTCGCCGTGCCGCGGTGAACGGTGGACGTTCTGGCATCACAAAGACTCTGGAGACCGAACAACGATTGCCAATCCTTACAAGCCGAGTGAAGGCCGCGAACATCGCCGCTACACGTCCTTTGACGGCTTACGGCTTCAGGTCGCGACGGCCGTTGGCTTCCTCGGCTGTTTCTTTGGTGCGATCTTGTGTGGCATTGGGCATCTGCTCACGTTCATGATACTTGAAGATTCATTTTCACCGCCGCTGCAAGCCCAAGGGAATATGGGACAGTTCGGCTTTCTAACAGTCTACGTTGGCTTTTTTGGTGGACTTGCCGGACTATCTCTGGGGCTGATTCCATACACTCGCTTCCTGGGGTGGTTCCCGGTTTTTCTTCTCGTTGCCTTCCTTGCCGCTTTCACTGAACCGCTGGATCTTTCTACGACCTCGGGTTTTGCAATGCTTGTTGTCGGTTTGGCGGTGCTTCTTTCGTCAAGCCTTATAAACCTCGGCTGCAGATTCCTGCTACGGTAGATGTGACGGCCCCGAGCAGCCAGAACCATGGGTTGCAACGGAGGCAGATCCCGAAGCTGATTGCGGCGAAGGACTCCGTTAAGTCGTCACTGCAGGCAATTCTTGTGTGCGGCGGGCCGGAGTATTCGTCCGTAATCAGCCAAGCGGTGTTGGGGGCACTCGGTCGATCCGAATACCCCTAAGAGCGTACTTGGCACGAATG containing:
- a CDS encoding sugar phosphate isomerase/epimerase family protein — encoded protein: MAELNLAIRIDSLGLPLKRALDVAAQMGIRSVELNARREIHPESLTDTGLRHLKKLLDERNLSVASLRFQTRRGYDNPQDLQRRIEATKAAMKLAYKLGSAAVINSIGFVPDDENDPRYEALEAVLSDLGRYGAKVGAFLAAETGAETGESLATLLEKDEDGFVAVALNPGRLIVNRHGVTEAVKALKERIQVVCATDGVLDLAAGRGLHVPIGEGTADFPQIFATLEDVGFRGPCIVGREDSSLPELQQGVQYLGNLGM
- a CDS encoding DinB family protein, encoding MTQDETRIWLSTMRETVSGYRRMIDAAVEQLSDEELFSRPERDINSVAVILRHLGGNLHSRWTDFLTSDGEKPDRDRDAEFTDWVGDRQSLLDHFNAGWAALESAIATIDEHAVSQTIYIRGESHSVAQALLRSVTHVTYHVGQIAIISRMVHQGDWKWLTVAPGDSASHNERTWGTAASRSIFSGSKKNQ